A window from Streptomyces sp. NBC_00335 encodes these proteins:
- a CDS encoding M16 family metallopeptidase: MTFHPRPEAGEPQPWAFPAPERGVLANGLTLLRCHRPGQQVVAVEINLTAPLDAEPEGLDGVATIMVRALSEGTDKRSAEEFAAELERCGATLDAHADHPGLRVSLEVPASRLHKALGLVAEALRAPAFADSEVDRLVRNRLDEIPHESANPQRRAAKQLSKELFPASLRMSRPRQGTEETVARIDSAAVRAFYEAHVRPATATAVVVGDLTGIDLDAVLADTLGAWTGDTTAPRPVPPITADDTGRVVIVDRPGAVQTQLLIGRIGADRHDRVWAPQVLGTYCLGGTLTSRLDKVLREEKGYTYGVRAFGQVLRSTADGKGASMLAISGSVDTPNTGPALDDLWTVLRTLAEGGLTDAERDVAVQNLVGVAPLKFETAASVAGTLADQVEQELPDDYQAQLYARLAETGTVEATSAVVSAFPVDRLVTVLVGDASQIEEPVRALGIGEVTVVTN, translated from the coding sequence ATGACCTTCCACCCGCGCCCCGAGGCCGGCGAGCCGCAGCCGTGGGCCTTCCCGGCCCCCGAGCGCGGGGTGCTGGCCAACGGCCTGACCCTGCTGCGCTGCCACCGCCCGGGCCAGCAGGTGGTCGCGGTCGAGATCAACCTCACCGCCCCGCTCGACGCGGAGCCCGAGGGCCTCGACGGCGTGGCCACGATCATGGTCCGCGCCCTGTCCGAGGGCACCGACAAGCGCTCCGCCGAGGAGTTCGCCGCCGAGCTGGAGCGCTGCGGCGCCACCCTCGACGCGCACGCCGACCACCCCGGCCTGCGGGTCTCCCTGGAGGTCCCGGCCTCCCGCCTGCACAAGGCGCTGGGCCTGGTCGCAGAAGCGCTGCGCGCACCGGCCTTCGCCGACTCCGAGGTCGACCGTCTGGTGCGCAACCGGCTCGACGAGATCCCGCACGAGAGCGCCAACCCGCAGCGCCGCGCCGCCAAGCAGCTCTCCAAGGAGCTCTTCCCGGCCTCCCTGCGGATGTCCCGCCCGCGCCAGGGCACCGAGGAGACGGTCGCCCGCATCGACTCCGCGGCCGTACGCGCCTTCTACGAGGCCCACGTGCGCCCCGCGACCGCCACCGCGGTGGTCGTGGGCGATCTGACCGGCATCGACCTGGACGCCGTCCTGGCCGACACCCTGGGCGCGTGGACCGGTGACACCACCGCCCCGCGCCCGGTCCCGCCGATCACCGCCGACGACACGGGCCGCGTGGTCATCGTGGACCGCCCCGGCGCGGTCCAGACGCAGTTGCTGATCGGCCGCATCGGCGCCGACCGGCACGACCGGGTCTGGGCCCCGCAGGTGCTCGGCACGTACTGCCTGGGCGGCACCCTCACCTCCCGGCTGGACAAGGTCCTGCGCGAGGAGAAGGGGTACACGTACGGCGTGCGCGCCTTCGGCCAGGTGCTGCGTTCCACCGCCGACGGCAAGGGTGCCTCGATGCTCGCCATCAGCGGCTCGGTGGACACCCCGAACACCGGCCCGGCCCTGGACGACCTCTGGACGGTGCTGCGCACCCTCGCGGAGGGCGGCCTGACCGACGCCGAACGGGACGTGGCCGTGCAGAACTTGGTGGGCGTCGCCCCGCTGAAGTTCGAGACGGCCGCCTCGGTCGCGGGCACGCTCGCCGACCAGGTCGAGCAGGAGCTCCCGGACGACTACCAGGCGCAGTTGTACGCGCGCCTCGCCGAAACCGGAACGGTGGAGGCCACTTCGGCGGTCGTCAGCGCCTTCCCGGTGGACCGCCTGGTCACGGTCCTGGTCGGTGACGCCTCGCAGATCGAGGAGCCGGTGCGGGCCCTCGGGATCGGCGAAGTGACCGTGGTCACCAACTGA